The DNA window AGAAAGTGTCATAGAAAAATCTCATACACAGTTTACTTGACAGACCCGCTAAATATAAAAATATCCGAAAAGGAGTGAGTGATATTATGGGCGGTCAGGTTCTTGAACACGAAGGCAAAACTATTTACAACGCGGGTATTAAAGAAGGTATCGCGCTGGGTGAAGAACGCGGAATGCGGAAAGCTAATCTTGAAACCGCCAGACGCTTGCGCGATATGGGCATGAGCGACAACGATATACACAAAGCTACTAATATCTCGTTTGATGACTTGCAAATGCTCTAATTTAAGCTACATATTGCTAATCACCGCGAAAAGATATATTTTATAGACAAACCTCAATGCACCATCGAACAAATTATATACTGCGATGAGAATAACGGCTATTCCATCATCAGGTGCAATTCTAGTGTTTACCGCGAATCTTTTACCGCTGTAGGCATTATGTTTGATGTCCATATCGGCAGTGTCTTCTACCTTTATGGCTCTTGGAAACTTCATCCTAAATACGGCTGGCAGTTCTCTTTCCAGCAATGCATATAAACTCCCCTTTCATCTGAAAAACAGAGGGCAGGATAAGCCTGTCCCCCTGTGTGTTCTTAATATGATTTGCGCCTCAAAAGCAATGCCAGTCCCGGAAAAACGAATGCTAAAACAGTATCTGTGTTCCAAAGAGTATCACATCCGCTACTACTGTTGTTAATAGTCAAAGTGCTAGCCGGGTGAATTGTGTACTCCCATATTGCAACATCGCTGTCATCGCAAGTCTCCCTGTCACCCTTCGTGTACGCAAGAAGGATGAAGTCCGTTGATGAGGTAATACTTTCTCCTAGCGTGATAGATCCCGTGTACTTGAGATTCGGCTCAATCTCAGCACTGGAGGTGGAGATGCAATAGTATATCTCGCGATTTCCGACATCTGCGCTCAAGATTATTGTCTGAGGGCCATCGTATTCACCATTCGGAAGCGAGGCGGACGGAGCGGGCAGGTTAGGGATGCCGGCCTCGTAAACACAGCTCGTTAATGTGGTATCCACCCATTCAGCAAGCGTTGCGCCATCCGGCAGTGATACTTTTCCATCTGTCACCCATATGATTGGCTCGATGGGGTGCGAATCCGTATACTCATTCAGCTCCACCCAATCGCTGGTATCATCATTAGGGTCTTCATGAACATAGTACGTGGTTTTCTCATCCCAGTCTATAGCCCTGTCTTCTGACGTGCCATCAGAGTAATAAACAGTTACCGTTTTAGGCAGGTATGCTTCTATCGCACCATGTTCGACAAAAACATCAGGGATTTCACCAACGCCTATAATAACCTTGCCGCTAGTACTAGCAACAAGACTGTTAGTACGTCTGCCTTCCGCAGTGGTGAAGCTGACAGCGGACACGAACGGGGACACAATCTCTTTATCGTAAAGCGAATCTTGAGCGCGAAGCCATGCCAAAGTTACCTCAGGGTAATGGTTCATACCGATGTTATGCGCGTTTGCGATAAACGTCAATAGCTGGCTTAGTCCGCTGGTTCCGTGAAGCTCGCTCTGGTAATCCGCTGCAGCATAGGTCAGAAGAAACTCCATGAGAACCGGCATATCAGTCCGCAACAATTTTTCCTTCTCTGGTGCTTCCAGATTAAGCGGGACAAAACAATTACTGTCATCCAGCCAACGTACCGCTTTCATGATGTAATATTCTTTGTACGGCCACTGCGGTTCGTTCCATTTTCGCAGAGGATAGACTATCAGCTCAAGCAGTTCTTTCCACTTATTAATACCAGCGTTATTCCAGAATGATTTTAAGTTGTCTCCAAACGCTTTCGTCTCTCCTGTCGTACTGCCATAGAGAATCGACATACAATCACGCAGTGCGCCCTGAATGTTGCCGTCGATAAGGTAGCCCATGTCGAGGTCATGTCCGTCTTTCGCATTGTAGTATTCGCGGGTCATACCCGTCCATTCGCACAGATTCTTGACAAACTCGTCCAGAAAATCGTCCATATACATTTTCTCTCCCCTGCGGAAAAGAAGGTTTGTACGCAACAGCCTGAGATCCAGCCCCCAGACGGTGAACTTGTCGTCAAACGTGAATTGATTGTTGATCACGGAAAGCTGCTCCGCCATCTTTTGATAAACCGAAATGTAGTTGTCTGTATCCGTCTTGTAGAATTCGTTGTCGTGTTTGTTGCCGTCGTTCCCCTCAACGATAGAGCCAGCGTCCGAACCCGGAAGATAATGATCTACACCATAACGCTTGAAATCCATAAATCCGGGAGCCACTCTTGGCACAATATCGTTGCGGTTAATGATGCTATGGATACAGTTGTAGTTTGAGCCGCTCTTCTCCGCTGTCTTCCAGCCGCCCATGGGTGCCTCGACACAGTAAGCGAAAATCTTGTTACCTGAAGCAGCATAGGAATCGACCAAACGTTTGGCCGCAAGATTCGTTGTTGCCCCCGCGCGCGAATATCCTGCAATCCAAAAAACAACATCGCCGCTGGTAATTTCGGAACTTAAATTTTGCTACTCGATATATTTCTTAACTTCGGAAAAAACAATCTGCGCTGCTGTAGAAAATCCCTTGGCTTCACCATCATTTTCCCGTTCCGTACCTAGTGTAACATTGCTTGTCCATTCTCTTTCGTAGTTGGATCCCCGGATTGCAATGGGAATAAGGGTGCGGCCGTATGTCAGAGTCTTTTTCCCGATAGTTACACCTATGCTGTCGGTCTGAGGCCGAACCGTGTTGTAGTAGTTGACGTAAATATCCGATTCCGACACCCCGATGTCCTTCATGTACTGTAGAATGTTCCTGTTCTTGTTAGAATAATCCGCGTCTGGTCCTGTCGCCCCTTCGTTGGAGTAGAAGGCCGCCATTGCCATGCACAGGGAGGCCGTTGCAAGGTGGTTGTTGTAAACATAGGGATCTTCCGCGAAAAAGCCCTCCGAGAAAAAGAACGCCGCCGGTATGTCCTTCATTGCGCCGTTAATAGGTACCTCTGACGGGAAGTTGAAAACGCCTCTATACAGCTTGTAAGCCGTACCACTAACCGTATACCCTCCGCTGACTTCCGTCATTGCCGCAAAAGATGGCATAGCCGAAAATGTCATGGCCATCGCCAGCAGCATAATAATAAACTTTCTCACCTTAGTGTTTGAACCTCATCATCATGCCTGAAAGCGCAAGAAGCATTAATACTCCCTGCACAGCCCCGCAGCCACTGCCAGAACTGCCTACACCGATAACCTGCACAGTTTCAGAGTCTGAACCTGCCTTAGTGTCGAACGTCAAAATCTTCTCATCACTCCATGTTAATCCGTCCGATGATGTCTGAACGGAAATGCTGTACTCTCCCTCAAGAGTCTTTCCGGCAATCGTGCTTACTGTTACGGTGATTCTGTCAGTCGCAACAGTCCCGGCATCTGAAGGACTCATCGTGATGTTAAGCAGGTCATCAGCCGCCGCTCCGAAGATATACGCCGATGATTTCATAGTTACATTACCTATCCTCCACAGCACAGGCGAGGAAGCCTCAACAACATAGCTGCGGGTGATTACATCATTCACGAAATTTCCCGCAGGTGCTTCACCGGGAACATCGCCAGTATTGCCGCCGGGGTCAGTGCTGTCATCCTTCGGGGTCTCAGGAGCAGTAGTGCCGCTGCCGGGCCTCTCGTCAAGCATATACTCAACTGATGAGTCTCCGTCAGTAACAACAAGCCTCAGATTCTTTCCGTTCTTTATCTCTTCCTCGTTTAGTATGAACGTGAAGTATATGCTGTCGCCCTTCGCTATAACAGGTAACATCTCACTTTCAAAAACTACCTCATAATCGCCGTCATCATCAGTGAAATCCATCACAATATCCGCCCAAATATCACTACGGACATCATCACTATTGTAGAGCAATGACACCGCGAACTCACTCTCACCGTCAACCATCTCTGAGAAGTCCGTCTCGTCATTCCAGTCTTTCC is part of the Synergistaceae bacterium genome and encodes:
- a CDS encoding Ig-like domain-containing protein, whose protein sequence is MDFKRYGVDHYLPGSDAGSIVEGNDGNKHDNEFYKTDTDNYISVYQKMAEQLSVINNQFTFDDKFTVWGLDLRLLRTNLLFRRGEKMYMDDFLDEFVKNLCEWTGMTREYYNAKDGHDLDMGYLIDGNIQGALRDCMSILYGSTTGETKAFGDNLKSFWNNAGINKWKELLELIVYPLRKWNEPQWPYKEYYIMKAVRWLDDSNCFVPLNLEAPEKEKLLRTDMPVLMEFLLTYAAADYQSELHGTSGLSQLLTFIANAHNIGMNHYPEVTLAWLRAQDSLYDKEIVSPFVSAVSFTTAEGRRTNSLVASTSGKVIIGVGEIPDVFVEHGAIEAYLPKTVTVYYSDGTSEDRAIDWDEKTTYYVHEDPNDDTSDWVELNEYTDSHPIEPIIWVTDGKVSLPDGATLAEWVDTTLTSCVYEAGIPNLPAPSASLPNGEYDGPQTIILSADVGNREIYYCISTSSAEIEPNLKYTGSITLGESITSSTDFILLAYTKGDRETCDDSDVAIWEYTIHPASTLTINNSSSGCDTLWNTDTVLAFVFPGLALLLRRKSY